GGGCAGGCGCGCGAACAAATCGCGGATGGCGTTGAACATTCCGGTGTAAGTGGCCGGATTGCTCCGCGGCGTGCGGCCGATCGGTGTCTGGTCAATCACCACGACCTTTTCAAACCCCTCCCAGCCGCGCAGCTCGCGGTGTTCACCCGGGCGTTCCTTCGAGCCGAAAAATTTGCGGAACAACGCCCGCCGCAGAATGTCGTCCACCAACGTGCTCTTGCCGGAACCGCTGACGCCGGTGATGCACGTGAACGTGCCGATGGGAATGCGGGCATCGATGTTCTTGAGATTGTTTTCGCGCGCGCCCAACACCTCAAGCCAGCCGCGCTCCGGCGAGGGTTTCACCCGCTCCCGGGGCACCGCAATCGAATCTTCACCGCGCAGATATTTTGCCGTCAGCGATTTGGGCGCCCGCAACAACTCAGCCAACGTTCCCTGCGCCACGACCTCTCCGCCATGCACACCGGCGCCCGGGCCCAGGTCGATGACGTAATCCGCCTGCCGGATGGTGTCTTCATCATGCTCAACGACGATGACGGAATTTCCCAGATCACGCAGGCCTTTGAGCACCGTCAACAACCGGTCGTTGTCGCGCTGGTGCAGCCCGATGCTGGGCTCGTCCAGAATGTAAAGGACGCCCACCAGCCCCGCGCCAATCTGCGTCGCCAGCCGGATGCGCTGGGCCTCGCCACCGCTCAACGTGCCGCTCTCGCGATTCAACGTGAGATAACCCAGCCCGACGTTTTGCAGGAAGCCCAGGCGCGCGCGGATTTCCTTGATGACCTCGCCCGCGATCTTCAGTTGAAAATCCGTGAGCTTGAGCGTGGAGAAAAACGCCGCCGCCTGATCCACGGACAAGGCACAGACGTCCGCGATGCTCAAGCCGGGAATGGCCTTCGGCTTCGCCTCCGCAGCCTCCGACTCGCCGCCCGTCAGGGTGACCGCGAGGATTTCCGGCTTCAGCCGCCGGCCATGACAGGCATCGCAAAATTGCGGCGACATGACGGCCTTGAGCCGGTTGCGCGTGAATTCGCTTTCACTCTCGAGATAGAGCCGCTCGAGGTTGGGAATGACACCCTCGAACGGCTTCTTGAGCTTGCTCGTTTTGCCGGCGCGCCAGAAGTTGAATTCAATTTCCGTCTCCCCTGAACCGTGCAGCACGATGCGCTGAAAATCCGCCGGCAGCTTGTGCCACGGCGTCTCGACGCTTTGCCCGTAATGCGCGGCCAGCCCTTTCAGCAAGGCCTTGTAGTAAACCACCATCCGCTTGCCGCCGAGCCGGCGCCACGGCTGGATGGCCCCCTCCTCCAGCGTTTTTTCCGGATCAGGAACAATCAACCCTTCATCGAAGACCATCTTCTGGCCCAGCCCATGACAGACGGGACAGGCGCCGCTCGGCGAATTGAAGGAGAAGTGCTTGGGAGTCGGCGGCTCGTAGCTCTTGCCGGTGGCCGGACTGAACATGCGATTGGAGTGCAAGGTCTCAATCCACGCATCCGGCACCGGCCCGGCGCCGTTCGCCCGCCCTTCCGGCAACTGATGCAGCGTCAGGAAAACGCCCTCACCCCACTTCAGCGCGGTCTCCACCGAATCCGCCAGCCGCACGCGAATCTTTTCGTCCATCACCAGGCGGTCCACCACCACTTCGATGGTGTGACGCCGCGCCGGGTCGAGCTTGACCCGCGTGTTCGCCGCCAGCTCGACGATTTCGCCGTCCACCCGCGCCCGCACGAATCCCTCACGGGCCATGCGTTCGATGACATCGCGGAATTCGCCCTTCTGGTTGCGCACCACCGGCGCGAGCAGCATGACCTTGGTCCGCGCCGGCAGCGCGAGGATTTTATCCACGATGTCCGTGGTGGTCTGCGCCGCGATGGGCACGCCCGTATCCGGGCAATGCGGCTGGCCCACGTGCGCGAACAGCAGGCGCAAGTAGTCGTAAATCTCTGTCGTGGTCGCGATGATGGAACGCGGGCTGGAGCCGGAGCTGCGCTGTTCAATGGCAATCGCCGGCGACAAGCCTTCGATGAAATCAACCTCCGGCTTCTGCATCTGATCAAGAAACTGCCGGGCATAGGCCGACAGGCTCTCGATGTATTTTCGCTGTCCCTCGGCAAACAACGTGTCGAAGGCGAGCGAGGACTTTCCCGACCCCGACAAACCGGTGATTACCACCAATTTGTCGCGCGGAATCGCCAGGGTCAGATTCTTGAGATTATGCTCCCGCGCCCCGCCGACACGGATGAAATCCTTGCTCATAGGCCGCAAAATTTGCCGTCAGTCAATCCGGCCAGTGTAAGGGGAAGCGGAAAGAAAGCAAAGCCGGCGCCCACCCGCTGTCGCATTTTTCTTCGGAAGCGCCGCTCAAGCCCGCGGCAAAACACCGGCCGGCAATTGCGTGGCCGCCGTTCCGATTTCCACGCCGCGCGTGAGCCAGCGTTCAGGCGGGAGGTCGTGCTGGATTTGGTGCGCCACAGCCGCGAGGAGCGCATCCCCGGCGCCCACGGTGTTTTGCGGACGCACGGGGGGCGGCACCGCCGTCGCTTCAAACGAAAACGACGCGTTGACCAGCAGCGCAGGCCTGGCTCCCCGTGAAACCAGCACCCAGCCCCGCGTCAGCCGGGACATGGCCAGTGCGGCCGTGCGCACCGTTGTGGTCCGGGCGCGCGCCTTCACGCCGGAATGACGCGCCCATTCGAGTAATTCGTGTTCGTTGGGTTTGACGAGAAACGGCCTCGCCGGCACGGCCGCCGCCAGCGCCGGACCGTCGCAGTCGAGCAATGCCGGAACGCCGTTCACTCGTGCCTCGCGCACCAGTCGGGCATAAGCGTTGACCGGCAGCCCGCGCGGCAAGCTGCCGGATAAAATCAAACAACCGGCCCGGGGCAACGCTGCGCGGACGCGCTGGCAGAGCGTATCCCACGCGCTGCGATCCAGCACCGGCCCGGGCGGGTTGAAGCGCAACTGTCCCTGTGCCGCAGTGCTGATAATGACGTTGACGCGCGTTTCCGAACCGGTCCCACCCGGCGAACGTTGGCGCAGCGCAGGGCGATTGGCAGGGCGCAGCGCGATGATTGAAGCGGTGATGCTTTCCGCCCGCAGCAAAGCGGCCAGTTGCCGGCCGGTGTCTCCGCCCAACGGCAGAATCAATCGTGGTCGCGCGCCGAGGAATTTCAGCCAGCGCGCCACGTTAACGCCTTTGCCGCCCGCCCAGCGCCGTTCGGCGAGCACAGCGTTCTTTTCCTCCCACCGGACGCGAGCCACCTGCCACTCGGCATCAATCGACGGGTTGAGCGCCAGAACAATGGGCTGCTTCACGTGCGAATGCGGGCGTTTGAAACATCCATCAGGGCGCGGTGCCCTCGATCACCCGGAAGAACTGCATCTGTCCGGTGATGGGAACACACCACGTGGTGCTGTTGTCCAGGGCGGTGATCTCCGGCGAGACGTTCGACCAGGTCGCGGGCGCCAGCGTGGGACTTCCCTGCAACAGGTAGTGCGCTCCCGGAAGCGAAGTCCACGTGACGCAGAAACTGCCCGACGAGACGTCAATGCTGGTGATGACAATCGGCAGGCCGGATTGCGGCCACTCCGTGGCCATGATGGCGTAATCGGCAGGCCCCGCGGAATTCTTGACGGCCGAGAGGAACCAATCCCCCGCCGACAGCGCGACCGGCGTTGAGTTGGTGAAGACCACGATGAGTTCGTCGTTCGTTCCCGGATTGGCGCTGAGGTAATCGTAGGTGGCGAGATCCGGCAGCGGGAATCCCTTGCGCGCCACCAGCGTGAAATCACCCGTTGCCCCGAAGGTCTCAAACTGCACGCGGGCCGCCGTCGGACTGACGCTGTAACGGAAGTAATCCGCCGTGCCGG
This window of the Verrucomicrobiia bacterium genome carries:
- a CDS encoding PfkB family carbohydrate kinase; its protein translation is MKQPIVLALNPSIDAEWQVARVRWEEKNAVLAERRWAGGKGVNVARWLKFLGARPRLILPLGGDTGRQLAALLRAESITASIIALRPANRPALRQRSPGGTGSETRVNVIISTAAQGQLRFNPPGPVLDRSAWDTLCQRVRAALPRAGCLILSGSLPRGLPVNAYARLVREARVNGVPALLDCDGPALAAAVPARPFLVKPNEHELLEWARHSGVKARARTTTVRTAALAMSRLTRGWVLVSRGARPALLVNASFSFEATAVPPPVRPQNTVGAGDALLAAVAHQIQHDLPPERWLTRGVEIGTAATQLPAGVLPRA
- the uvrA gene encoding excinuclease ABC subunit UvrA; protein product: MSKDFIRVGGAREHNLKNLTLAIPRDKLVVITGLSGSGKSSLAFDTLFAEGQRKYIESLSAYARQFLDQMQKPEVDFIEGLSPAIAIEQRSSGSSPRSIIATTTEIYDYLRLLFAHVGQPHCPDTGVPIAAQTTTDIVDKILALPARTKVMLLAPVVRNQKGEFRDVIERMAREGFVRARVDGEIVELAANTRVKLDPARRHTIEVVVDRLVMDEKIRVRLADSVETALKWGEGVFLTLHQLPEGRANGAGPVPDAWIETLHSNRMFSPATGKSYEPPTPKHFSFNSPSGACPVCHGLGQKMVFDEGLIVPDPEKTLEEGAIQPWRRLGGKRMVVYYKALLKGLAAHYGQSVETPWHKLPADFQRIVLHGSGETEIEFNFWRAGKTSKLKKPFEGVIPNLERLYLESESEFTRNRLKAVMSPQFCDACHGRRLKPEILAVTLTGGESEAAEAKPKAIPGLSIADVCALSVDQAAAFFSTLKLTDFQLKIAGEVIKEIRARLGFLQNVGLGYLTLNRESGTLSGGEAQRIRLATQIGAGLVGVLYILDEPSIGLHQRDNDRLLTVLKGLRDLGNSVIVVEHDEDTIRQADYVIDLGPGAGVHGGEVVAQGTLAELLRAPKSLTAKYLRGEDSIAVPRERVKPSPERGWLEVLGARENNLKNIDARIPIGTFTCITGVSGSGKSTLVDDILRRALFRKFFGSKERPGEHRELRGWEGFEKVVVIDQTPIGRTPRSNPATYTGMFNAIRDLFARLPTAKVRGYDAGRFSFNVKGGRCEKCEGDGVLKIEMNFLPPVYVTCEACNGKRYNRETLEINYKGLNIADTLDLTVDEAVTFFRAVPHIYEPCLVMAEVGLGYLRLGQAATTLSGGEAQRVKLAAELGRKSRGRTLYLLDEPTTGLHFHDVSKLLEVLFKLRVYGNTLIVIEHNLDVIKTADWVIDLGPEGGSGGGEIVAQGPPEVIARSERSHTGRYLAKVLTAGRT